A section of the Terriglobales bacterium genome encodes:
- the pdxT gene encoding pyridoxal 5'-phosphate synthase glutaminase subunit PdxT: protein MKIGVLAIQGDFDAHRKRLEELGAEVVLVKNPGQLDAVDGLVIPGGESTTFLKFLERGAFLERLREFARAKPVLGTCAGAILLAREVLDPPQASLGSLDIRVRRNAYGRQLESSIRHGETRLGGGPLEMVFIRAPKIEATGPGVEVLATAGGDPVLVRQGKAMAATFHPELSADPRVHTAFLDLARNGSH from the coding sequence ATGAAAATCGGCGTACTTGCCATTCAGGGTGACTTCGACGCTCACCGCAAGCGCCTGGAAGAGCTGGGAGCCGAAGTCGTGCTGGTAAAGAATCCAGGCCAGCTTGATGCGGTGGACGGGCTGGTGATTCCTGGCGGCGAGTCGACCACTTTCCTCAAGTTCCTGGAGCGCGGAGCATTCCTCGAGAGGTTGCGCGAGTTTGCCCGCGCCAAGCCGGTGTTGGGCACCTGCGCGGGAGCAATTCTGCTGGCGCGTGAAGTCCTCGACCCGCCGCAGGCCAGTCTGGGAAGCCTCGATATCCGTGTGCGCCGCAACGCATATGGCCGCCAACTTGAGAGTTCCATCCGTCACGGCGAGACGCGACTGGGCGGTGGGCCGCTGGAGATGGTGTTCATCCGCGCTCCGAAGATAGAAGCTACCGGTCCGGGTGTTGAGGTGCTGGCCACCGCGGGCGGAGATCCGGTGCTGGTGCGCCAGGGTAAGGCCATGGCGGCGACTTTCCACCCTGAACTTTCCGCCGATCCCCGGGTACACACCGCGTTTCTGGACCTGGCCCGCAACGGCTCGCACTGA
- the coxB gene encoding cytochrome c oxidase subunit II encodes MGVALLVVIWLITLISSYFFYTGQWSPLPLASAHGGAIDKQMALTMVLMGVVFLAAQLGLGLFVWKYRERSGAQPATYTHGHNGLEWTWTALTAVLFVGLNLMGYNVWAANRIHGAGPGAMQVEVTGVQFTWYFRYPGPDGKFGRVDYQKSDASLGNEGALGLDDTDPAAKDDIITGVLVLPVDREVDVTLRAQDVIHNFNIPAMRVKQDAVPGLMIHTHFTPIQTGEYEVACAELCGLGHYKMRGAVRVLSEQDFNQWMAERQDEKQQQ; translated from the coding sequence ATGGGCGTGGCGTTGTTGGTCGTCATCTGGCTGATCACCCTCATCAGTTCCTACTTTTTCTACACCGGGCAGTGGTCGCCCTTGCCCTTGGCTTCCGCGCACGGCGGCGCCATCGACAAACAGATGGCGCTGACCATGGTCCTGATGGGCGTGGTGTTCCTGGCTGCCCAACTGGGCTTGGGCCTCTTCGTCTGGAAGTACCGTGAGCGCAGCGGCGCTCAGCCGGCCACCTACACCCACGGCCACAACGGCCTGGAGTGGACCTGGACGGCGCTCACCGCCGTGCTGTTCGTCGGGCTCAACCTGATGGGCTACAACGTCTGGGCGGCCAACCGCATCCATGGGGCGGGTCCGGGCGCCATGCAGGTGGAAGTCACGGGCGTGCAGTTCACCTGGTACTTCCGCTATCCCGGACCGGACGGCAAGTTCGGGCGCGTGGACTACCAGAAAAGCGACGCCTCGCTCGGCAACGAAGGCGCCCTGGGCCTGGATGACACCGACCCAGCCGCCAAGGATGACATCATTACCGGCGTCTTGGTGCTTCCGGTCGACCGGGAAGTGGACGTCACCCTGCGCGCCCAGGACGTGATCCACAACTTCAACATTCCCGCCATGCGGGTGAAACAGGACGCCGTGCCGGGACTGATGATCCATACACACTTCACTCCCATACAAACCGGTGAGTACGAGGTGGCGTGTGCCGAGCTCTGCGGCCTGGGTCACTACAAGATGCGGGGCGCGGTGCGGGTGCTCAGCGAACAGGACTTTAACCAGTGGATGGCGGAACGCCAGGACGAGAAACAACAACAATGA